The genomic segment GCCGTCGGTCAGTAACGCATGCACCACCGGACCGAGGCAGGCGACGCCCCTGAGCCGCTGCGGTCCAAGGTAGGCGAGTCTTACCGCGATATTGGCGCCAAAGCGGAAGCCGAAAGCGCTAACGCGGCGCGAGTCAACCCAGTGAACGGCTGCCAGGCCACGCAATACCTGCTGATGGAGAAAACTGGTGTCCTGACTGAGTTTCCATTTGGCGGAGAAGCCGATCGAGGGCATATCGATAGTCAACATCGCCAGACCGGCGGGGGCGAAGTAGTCGTGAAACAGCCGATAGGTATCGTTTTGCAGCATATCCAGACTGCCGCACATCAACACAGTTGGATAAGGCGCTCGCCCCGTCGGCGGCAGATGCAAGAAACCGGTAACATTGCCGCCGCCGCTGACCGGGAAATCCAGCTGCTTGATTTCATGCGGCAGGTGCTTGGCCGCTTCTTCCCAGGCGTGGTTGGCCAGCGTCTGCGCCTGTTCCGCCAGCATATCCCCTTTCAAATGCGGATAGCTGGCGATGCTGTAAAAGCGGGCCGCCTGTAGCCAGTCGCGCGCCGCAGTAGCGCCGTCGACGTTCTCCATAGCACGCTGCTGCCAGGCCATGCCCTGGTGCGACCATTCGTAGATCCAGTTGCCGCCGCGGTAGCCGAACACGGTATCCAGCAGCCGGTCGTCGGTGTGGGGCGCGCGACTGGCGGCGATACGCGCCAGCACTTCTTCTATATTCCCACGGGTTGATGCCGCGCCAAATCCACATCAGGCGGTTGATTAACCGGTACCAGTTGCCGGGATTAGCGCCGTCCAGCGCCGACAATATGCTTTTTTGCCCGCCGTGATGGACCCGAGCCACCAGCGTGGAGGTTTCGCGGTGTTTGACCGAGGGTTTGAATAGGGTTTCGCTCAGATTGTTTTCTGCTACCATTGAGCATCGTCTCCAAAGACGGGTTCTGGAATACCGGAACGATGCCTGCAAGGTTAACCATTCAAACAAACGCCCGGCGATGCCGGGCGTCAGGAAAACGGTGTTTGTCGCCGCACAAGGGAATACCGTGGCAACAATGAACCCGGAGTTCCAAGCGATGATTGCGCTAACGCATTAAGCGGCCGTCGCACCGTAGGCCCGCCGCGGGTTTAACGGCCTGAAGCGGCCTATACACTCGTTAGCCGCCACCGGTAACAGGCGAACGCTTTGCGCAACTGCGCCCCCCCCCCCCACCTGGCGGGCAGAAGGACTATCGTGTGCATGTCCCTGGCGGCAGAAGGACTATTTGCCCGCCAGCGGCGACACAAACACCACGCCCATATCCCAAGGCTGCTCAATCCAAGTGTTCTGCGGAATATCGATGATGTAATCATCCACCAGCGGTCGGCCGGCTGGTTTGGCGAAAATGGTGACAAAATGCGCCTTGGGGTACATCTCGCGAATCGCTTTGGCGGTCCCGCCGGTGTCCACCAGATCGTCAACCACGATACACCCTTCGCCGTCCCCTTCCGCGCGTTTTAACACGTTCAAATCGCGCTGGTTGTCGTGATCATAGCTGGAGATGCACACGGTATCCACATGGCGGATGCCCAGCTCGCGGGCCAGCAATGCGCCCGGCACCAGACCGCCACGGCTGACCGCAATAATCCCATTCCATTGTTCAGCGGGCAGCAGGCGTTTGGCCATGGTACGCGCATGGATTTGCAACATGTCCCAGGTAACGACGTATTTTTCGCTCATAAATTCAGTCCCAGCCGGCTTGGGTCGGCTTAAAAAGTCTCAGGGGAAAAAAAGGTTGCGCGGGATTATAGAGACGCAGCCGTCTAAATACCAGTATCTCCCCCTTTTTAACCTCAGTTTCACCCTCTGGTAAAGTAAAGTGGTATTCTGGGTTGACTCGGGTTGCTCCGCTGCTGGCCGCTCGCCGCCGCCAGCGCGGTTTTTACGATATCACAGGAGTTTTTTATCGTGTCTGAATTGTCTCAACTTACGCCCCAGCCGCTGTGGGATATCTTCGCCAACATTTGCGCAATCCCACACCCGTCCTACCATGAGGAAGCGCTGGCCACGCATATCCTACAGTGGGCGCAGGGAAAGGGTCTGTTCGCCGAACGCGACCAGGTTGGCAATATCCTGATTCGCAAGCCGGCAACGCCGGGTTATGAAAATCGCCGTCCGGTGGCGATGCAGGCGCACCTGGACATGGTGCCGCAGAAAAACAGCGATACCACTCATAATTTTACCCAAGATCCCATCCAGCCTTGGATAGACGGCGAATGGGTCAAGGCGCGCGGCACGACGCTCGGCGCCGATAACGGTATCGGCATGGCGTCGGCCCTGGCGGTGCTGGCCGACGACAGCGTAGAACATGGTCCGCTGGAAGTGCTGCTGACCATGACCGAAGAAACCGGGATGGAAGGCGCTTTCGGCCTGCAGCCCGGTTGGCTGCAGAGCGAGATCCTCATCAATACCGACTCCGAAGAGGAAGGCGAAATCTATATGGGCTGCGCCGGCGGCGTTGACTTCAAAACCCAGCTGCCGCTCAGCCGCGAAACGGTGCCGGCCGGATATCACAAGGTGCGGGTGGCCTTGACGGGTTTAAGAGGCGGCCACTCCGGCGGCGATATCCATCTGGGGCTTGGCAACGCCAATAAGCTGCTGGCCCGCTTCCTGGCGGATTTTTGCGCTACGCTGGACATTCGTCTGCTGGATATTAACGGCGGAACGCTGCGCAACGCCATTCCGCGCGAAGCGTTTGCTATCCTGGCGCTGCCGCGCGAGGATGTCGACACCCTGCGCGCCCAGGCGCGTGCCTATCTGGCGATGATTGAGAGCGAATTGGCGGCAGTCGAGAAAAAAACGGTGCTGGACGTCAGCGACAGCCAGCACGACGGGCAGGCGCTGACCAAAGCCTGCGGCGACCGGCTTATCGCGTTGCTCCATGCGATGCCGAACGGCGTTATTCGGATGAGCGATGACGTGAAAGGCGTCGTTGAAACCTCGCTAAACGTCGGCGTAGTGTCGATGGATGCTGACAAAGCCGAAATCCGCTGTCTGATCCGCTCGCTTATCGACAGCGGCAAGCTGCAAGTGGAAGGGATGCTGCATGCGCTGGGACGGCTGGCCGGCGCCACCACGGTTGCCAAGGGGAGCTATCCCGGATGGAAACCGGACGCCAACTCGCCGGTGATGCATGTGGTGCGCGATACCTATCGGCAGCTGTTTAACAAAACGCCCAATATTCAGGTCATCCATGCGGGTCTGGAATGCGGGCTGTTCAAAAAACCCTACCCCGATATGGATATGGTTTCCATCGGGCCGACCATTACCGGTCCGCATTCGCCGGATGAACAAGTGCATATCGCGAGCGTTGGCCAATACTGGACGCTGCTGACCGCGCTGCTAAAAGCGATTCCCATCAAGGCATGAACCAGCCCGGCGCTGGCCTGGTAGCCGGCGCCGGACACTATCTTTTACGTAGCCTATCAACCCGCCGGCCCCGACGCCCAGAGCGACCCACTTATGGGTCAGAGGGTGACGTTTTCACCGCCCGCGCCTGAGGCGTGTGGCCAGTGGCCGCTACTGGCCTAAAGGGAGGGGGGTTCCGCTCCTCTTCCCAATTCAGCAGCAATTGACGTTCCAGCTGCGGATCCATTAACATGACATGTAACCCCACCAGCCGAACGCCGCGATCACCGCGGCGCTGTTCCCAGGCCTGACGCGCGATGGCTATCAGATCCGTTTTATTAAGCCGCGGCCAGACATGCTCTTGCGTCGTCTGCTGAAAATCGGCGAACTTAAGTTTAATACCTTGACGGGCAATCTGTAGATCGGGACGCACCCGGGCGAGGCGCCGCTCCAGCTCGGGGTAGAGGTGGTCGATAATATCCTCGCACGCTTCCCAGCGGGTGATATCTTGCGCCAGGGTGCGTTCGACGCCGACCGACTTGCGCAGCCGGTCGGCGGACACTTGCCGTTCATCAATGCCGTGCGAGCGTTCCCAAATTACCCGGCCGAATTTGCCAAATTGGCGCAGTAGCGTCGCCAAATCAAATTGCTGCACGTCGGCGCAGGTGACAAGCCCCATCTCGCCGAGTTTTTTGGCGGTCACCTTGCCGACGCCCGGGATCTTCGCCAACGGCAGTTGCAGCAAGAACGCCGGCATGGCGGCAGGGGTAATGACATATTGGCCGTTGGGTTTATTGAGATCGGAGGCGATTTTCGCTAAAAACTTAACCGGCGCCACGCCCGCCGAGGCCGTTAGCCGCAGCTCATCGGCAATCTCCTGACGGATAGCGCGCGCCATCAGGGTGGCGGAACCATCGCAGCAATCGCTGTCGGTAACGTCCATAAACGCCTCATCCAGCGACAGCGGCTCGATGAGCGAGGTATAGCGGGCGAAAATGGAGCGGATATGATCCGAAGCCTCTTTATACACCGCCATGCGGCCGGGGATCACCGTCAGATGGGGGCAGAGTTTTAGCGCCATGGCGGTGGACATAGCGCTATGCACGCCATAGCGCCGCGCCGGATAATTGGCGGTACTGATGACGCCGCGGCGATCGGCGCTGCCGCCGATCGCCAGCGGGATGTCGCGCAGGTGCGGATTATCGCGCATTTCGACCGCGGCAAAAAAGCAGTCCATATCGACATGTATGATTTTACGCATCCTGCCCCCTTAACCTGTACAAGTATGGGTCTTCCCCTGTTGTGGTGGCTAAGGGCATTATGATGGCAGTCTTGATTTTTGAGGAGTCTGCCATGGACGAAAAGTCCCTCTATGCCCATATCCTTAACCTGTCCGCACCGTGGCAGGTACAATCCCTTTCTCTTGATGAAAAATCTGGATCAGTGACGGTAATTGTCGGCATTGCCGAGTACACACAACTGGCCTGCCCAACCTGCGGTAAATCCTGCTCCATACATGATCACCGGCGTCGTAAATGGCGTCACCTCGATACCTGTCAGTTCACCACGCTGGTTGAGGCTGATGTCCCCCGCGTTGACTGCCCCTAGCACGGTTGCCAGACACTGCCTGTTCCCTGGGCAGGGTCAGGCAGCCGCTACACCTTGTTGTTCGAAGCCTTTGTTCTTTCATGGCTGAAAGTCAGCACCGTGGATGCTGTCAGAAAGCAGCTCAAACTCAGTTGGAATGCCGTTGACCGCATCATGATGCGCGCAGTCAAACGAGGCTTGGCCCGGATAAAACAACCCTTATCCGCCCGTCACCTCTGCGTGGATGAAGTCGGGTTCAAAAAAGGACACCAGTACGTCACCGTTATCTCTGACAGGCAGGGACACGCTTTGCAACTGACCGACAACCGCGGTGTAGAAAGCCTTGCCAGTTATCTGCGCAGCCTGAGAGATCACCAGCTTGATGAGATAAAAACGCTGTCTATGGACATGAACATGGCCTATATCAGTGCAGCCCGCATCCATCTCCCCAATGCCGTCGATAAAATCGCTTTCGATCACTTCCATGTGGCAAAAATGTTGTGCGCCGTCGTTGATAAAACCCGTCAGGCTGAGATGAAACAGATCCCGTCGTCAGACAGGAAAGACGTCCACCGCTCAAGCTATCTATGGTTTTACAGCAAACAAAATCGCCTCGGGTGCCGGGCATGCTGGTTCCGGTCATATCCGATCACTGATTCCGATTTCACCCGATCACTAATTCTGATTTCATCCGATCACTAATTCCGGTCACCCGATCAGCGATTCCGATTCTGTCCGATCGCTCATCTTCTGTTCCGCCATACTCTGGAGACTTTTAGCTTCCGGGGGCATGGCACGTAAAAAGAAGAAAGCGAGAACGGAAATGTGCATCTATATTAATGTCTTACGTATGAAATTCGAGCAGCGTCGCTCGAATCGCACTATCGCAGCAGCGCTCGGCATAGGCTGTACTACCGTGCACGATATCCTCGTCCGATTCACGGTAGCTAACCTGGTCTGGCCATTCCCGGCGGAACTGTCCCCCGTCGACCTCGACCGCCTGCTCTATCCCGGCAAATCCGGAAAAGTTATCAATACATTACCCAGCTGGCTTGATATCGATACTGAGTTAAGCCGCAAGGGCATGACCAAGCAGCTGCTCTGGATGGAATATCAGTCCGCCGTGGGCGGTGATGTCCTCGGTTACTCACAGTTTTGTGCACTGTTCCGTGACTGGAAAAAGAAGCAGCGGCGTTCCATGCGCATGGAGCACAAGGCTGGCGAAAAGCTCTTCATCGACTTCTGTGGCCCCACCGTACCTATCGTCAACCCTGCGACCGGTAGCGTACGCCAGGCCGCTATCTTCGTCGCTGCCATGGGCGTGTCAGGCTATGCGTATATCGAAGCCTGCGAAGGCCAGGACATGGCATCGTGGCTCAACGCCAATAGCCGCTGCCTGCACTTCATGGGTGGGGTTCCGGAGCTGATGATACCTGATAATCTGCGCAGTGCTGTCAGCACCTCTGACCGCTATGAGCCGGTTATAAACCAGAGCTACCAGGCGCTGGCAAATCACTATGAGACAGTGGTGCTACCGGCACGCCCGAGAAAACCGAAAGACAAGGCGAAGGCGAGCCTGTTTAGAAATTTGTGTATTTGCCTGATTTTGATATGTTCAATCCAACATCAAAAACAGGTTAATTTATGGACGAAAAACAGTTGCAGGCTCTGGCTAACGAACTGGCCAAAAATCTCAAAACCCCTGAAGATCTCAATCACTTCGATCGGCTGCTGAAAAAAATCAGCGTCGAAGCAGCTCTCAATGCCGAAATGACCCATCACCTCGGCTACGATAAAAATCAGCCTAAACCGGGGACCAACGCCCGCAACGGCTATTCCACAAAAACCGTTACCACTGGCGATGGCCCGCTGGCGCTGCGTACTCCGCGCGATCGTGACGGTTCCTTTGAACCGCAACTGGTGAAGAAGAACCAGACCCGGATTACCGGGATGGATAACCAGATTTTATCGTTGTACGCTAAAGGGATGACCACCCGCGAGATCGCCGCCGCGTTCAAAGAGCTGTATGACGCCGATGTCTCGCCGGCGCTGGTCTCAAAGGTCACCGATGCGGTCATGGAGCAGGTTGTCGAATGGCAAAACCGGCCTCTGGATGCAGTCTATCCCATTGTTTATCTTGACTGTATCGTTCTAAAAGTCCGGCAGGACAGCCGCATCATCAACAAATCTGTGTTCCTGGCGCTGGGCATCAACATCGAAGGCCAGAAAGAGTTTCTAGGTATGTGGCTGGCCGAAAATGAAGGCGCAAAGTTCTGGCTGAACGTGCTGACAGAGCTGAAAAACCGCGGCCTGAACGATATCCTTATCGCCTGCGTAGACGAGCTGAAAGGTTTCCCTGACGCTATTAACGCGGTGTATCCGGAGGCGCGGTTCCAGCTGTGTATCGTGCATATGGTGCGCAACAGCCTGCGGTTCGTCTCCTGGAAGGACTACAAGGCCGTCACCCGCGACCTGAAAGCTATCTATCAGGCCCCTCGGAAGAAGCCGGCTTGCAGGCGCTGGAAGCGTTCTCCAGTGCCTGGGACATCCGCTACCCGCAAATAAGTCGAAGCTGGCAGGCAAACTGGGCCAATCTGGCCACGTTCTTTGCCTACCCAACGAACATCCGCAAGGTGATCTACACGACCAACGCCATCGAGTTGTTAAACAGCGTGATCCGGCATGCCATCAAAAAGCGCAAGGTGTTCCCGACCGACGACGCAGTGAAAAAGGTGGTGTGGCTGGCGATACAGGCGGCCTCACAGAAATGGACAATGCCTTTGAGGGACTGGCGCATGGCAATGAGCCGCTTTATTATCGAGTTCGGTGACCGCCTGGACGGTCACTTCTGAGAAAAGGCATTTACACAGAATCCGGTACGGGCTCGCCTTTCCTGCAAAGAGCCAGCTCGCCGGACCGTGACGATAATAGACACGGCCCGGCACCCTCGCATTAAGACCGCCTGTCCGTCACTTTCGGCAATCAGCCGGTCCGTTGATTATGGCAATCAATCTGTCCCTTCACCTCGACAAAAGGTCTATCCGTTAACCTCAACAATCAGATAAAGTCATCATCGTCATTGCTAAAATCGTCAGCACCGAAATCGTTATAATCTGTATTGCTGCCGTCATCCGTTTGATCAAAAAAATGGCTGTCGGAGACGTTATTGAACGTATCGAGATTATCGGCATTAAAGTCTTGATTGAGTAACGGGTCGCTAGCGCCGGAAAGCGATGCGGCGGGATCATTGATGATGTTAACAATCTCTTGCGGTGCGGAATGATGGAACATGTTGGTGAGCATATTCCCCAGCACCACCCCGCCGGCGACGCCCGGGCCGTTTGTAGCGCGCCGGACAGAAAACCCCCGCCGTGCGGAGCATTGTACGGCTGCGTATAGCCGCTGTAGCCTGCCTGCTGCTGCTGCTGCTGCTGCTGCTGCTGCTGCTGGGAAGAGGAGCCCCAAGCGGATGCCCCCGGCTGCTGAGGCGGTTGACTGCCCCAGGTCGCTGCCCCC from the Candidatus Sodalis pierantonius str. SOPE genome contains:
- the gpt gene encoding xanthine phosphoribosyltransferase, with product MSEKYVVTWDMLQIHARTMAKRLLPAEQWNGIIAVSRGGLVPGALLARELGIRHVDTVCISSYDHDNQRDLNVLKRAEGDGEGCIVVDDLVDTGGTAKAIREMYPKAHFVTIFAKPAGRPLVDDYIIDIPQNTWIEQPWDMGVVFVSPLAGK
- the pepD gene encoding beta-Ala-His dipeptidase, whose product is MSELSQLTPQPLWDIFANICAIPHPSYHEEALATHILQWAQGKGLFAERDQVGNILIRKPATPGYENRRPVAMQAHLDMVPQKNSDTTHNFTQDPIQPWIDGEWVKARGTTLGADNGIGMASALAVLADDSVEHGPLEVLLTMTEETGMEGAFGLQPGWLQSEILINTDSEEEGEIYMGCAGGVDFKTQLPLSRETVPAGYHKVRVALTGLRGGHSGGDIHLGLGNANKLLARFLADFCATLDIRLLDINGGTLRNAIPREAFAILALPREDVDTLRAQARAYLAMIESELAAVEKKTVLDVSDSQHDGQALTKACGDRLIALLHAMPNGVIRMSDDVKGVVETSLNVGVVSMDADKAEIRCLIRSLIDSGKLQVEGMLHALGRLAGATTVAKGSYPGWKPDANSPVMHVVRDTYRQLFNKTPNIQVIHAGLECGLFKKPYPDMDMVSIGPTITGPHSPDEQVHIASVGQYWTLLTALLKAIPIKA